In Saccharomyces cerevisiae S288C chromosome XV, complete sequence, the following proteins share a genomic window:
- the RFC1 gene encoding replication factor C subunit 1 (Subunit of heteropentameric Replication factor C (RF-C); RF-C is a DNA binding protein and ATPase that acts as a clamp loader of the proliferating cell nuclear antigen (PCNA) processivity factor for DNA polymerases delta and epsilon) yields the protein MVNISDFFGKNKKSVRSSTSRPTRQVGSSKPEVIDLDTESDQESTNKTPKKMPVSNVIDVSETPEGEKKLPLPAKRKASSPTVKPASSKKTKPSSKSSDSASNITAQDVLDKIPSLDLSNVHVKENAKFDFKSANSNADPDEIVSEIGSFPEGKPNCLLGLTIVFTGVLPTLERGASEALAKRYGARVTKSISSKTSVVVLGDEAGPKKLEKIKQLKIKAIDEEGFKQLIAGMPAEGGDGEAAEKARRKLEEQHNIATKEAELLVKKEEERSKKLAATRVSGGHLERDNVVREEDKLWTVKYAPTNLQQVCGNKGSVMKLKNWLANWENSKKNSFKHAGKDGSGVFRAAMLYGPPGIGKTTAAHLVAQELGYDILEQNASDVRSKTLLNAGVKNALDNMSVVGYFKHNEEAQNLNGKHFVIIMDEVDGMSGGDRGGVGQLAQFCRKTSTPLILICNERNLPKMRPFDRVCLDIQFRRPDANSIKSRLMTIAIREKFKLDPNVIDRLIQTTRGDIRQVINLLSTISTTTKTINHENINEISKAWEKNIALKPFDIAHKMLDGQIYSDIGSRNFTLNDKIALYFDDFDFTPLMIQENYLSTRPSVLKPGQSHLEAVAEAANCISLGDIVEKKIRSSEQLWSLLPLHAVLSSVYPASKVAGHMAGRINFTAWLGQNSKSAKYYRLLQEIHYHTRLGTSTDKIGLRLDYLPTFRKRLLDPFLKQGADAISSVIEVMDDYYLTKEDWDSIMEFFVGPDVTTAIIKKIPATVKSGFTRKYNSMTHPVAIYRTGSTIGGGGVGTSTSTPDFEDVVDADDNPVPADDEETQDSSTDLKKDKLIKQKAKPTKRKTATSKPGGSKKRKTKA from the coding sequence atggtCAATATTTCTGATTTCTTTggtaaaaataagaaatccGTAAGATCGTCAACATCCAGACCTACGAGACAGGTGGGTTCGTCTAAACCAGAAGTTATCGACTTAGATACTGAATCTGACCAAGAATCAACCAATAAAACACCAAAGAAGATGCCTGTAAGTAATGTAATTGATGTATCAGAGACACCtgaaggagaaaaaaagctacCTCTTCCCGCTAAGAGGAAGGCCTCTTCACCAACTGTAAAGCCAgcaagttcaaaaaaaaccaaaCCCTCCTCTAAAAGTTCAGACTCGGCTTCGAATATTACGGCTCAAGATGTACTAGATAAGATTCCATCCTTGGATCTGTCAAATGTTCATGTGAAAGAGAATGCTAAATTTGATTTCAAAAGCGCAAATTCAAATGCGGATCCAGATGAAATTGTTTCTGAAATAGGTAGTTTTCCAGAAGGAAAGCCAAATTGTTTATTAGGTCTAACAATTGTCTTCACAGGTGTTCTGCCAACCTTGGAGCGTGGTGCATCGGAAGCTTTAGCGAAAAGATACGGAGCAAGGGTTACTAAATCAATTTCAAGCAAAACTTCTGTAGTAGTCTTAGGTGATGAAGCAGGGCCAAAGAAActagaaaaaatcaagcaATTGAAAATCAAAGCCATAGACGAAGAAGGCTTTAAGCAATTAATTGCTGGGATGCCTGCTGAAGGTGGTGACGGGGAAGCTGCCGAAAAAGCACGTCGAAAATTAGAAGAACAGCATAATATTGCTACCAAAGAAGCAGAATTGCTTGttaagaaagaagaggaaaggTCGAAGAAGCTTGCAGCCACTAGAGTTTCTGGTGGCCATCTGGAGAGAGACAATGTGGTTAGGGAAGAAGATAAATTGTGGACAGTAAAGTACGCACCAACGAATCTACAACAGGTCTGTGGTAACAAAGGAAGTGtaatgaaattaaaaaactGGTTGGCTAATTGggaaaattcaaagaaaaatagtTTTAAACATGCTGGTAAAGATGGCTCTGGTGTTTTCAGGGCTGCAATGTTATACGGTCCTCCTGGTATTGGGAAGACAACTGCTGCTCATTTAGTTGCACAAGAGCTTGGGTATGACATTCTTGAACAAAACGCTTCTGATGTTCGCTCTAAAACTTTACTTAATGCCGGTGTTAAAAACGCTCTTGATAACATGTCTGTAGTGGGATATTTCAAACACAACGAAGAAGCTCAAAATTTGAACGGGAAACATTTTGTCATTATCATGGATGAAGTTGATGGTATGAGCGGAGGCGATAGGGGGGGAGTTGGCCAGCTGGCACAGTTTTGTCGTAAGACGTCAACTCCATTGATTCTAATTTGTAATGAACGTAATTTACCAAAAATGAGACCATTCGATAGAGTATGTCTTGATATCCAATTTAGAAGACCTGATGCTAACAGTATCAAATCAAGATTAATGACAATTGCGATCAGAGAAAAGTTCAAACTTGATCCAAATGTCATTGATAGGTTGATACAGACTACAAGAGGTGATATCCGCCAGGTTATTAATCTACTTTCAACGATATCTACGACTACTAAAACCATAAACCATGAAAATATCAACGAGATCTCAAAGGCATgggaaaagaatattgcCCTAAAACCCTTTGACATTGCCCATAAAATGTTGGATGGACAAATATACTCAGACATAGGTTCAAGGAACTTTACACTGAATGATAAGATCGCATTATATTTTGATGACTTTGATTTCACACCCCTAATGATTCAGGAAAACTATTTATCTACAAGACCAAGCGTTTTGAAACCCGGCCAGTCACATTTGGAAGCAGTTGCTGAGGCGGCTAACTGTATTTCATTAGGTGATATTGTCGAAAAGAAGATTCGTAGTAGTGAGCAATTATGGAGTCTTTTGCCTTTGCATGCTGTTCTTTCATCTGTTTATCCAGCATCAAAAGTTGCCGGCCATATGGCGGGAAGAATCAATTTCACAGCTTGGTTGGGCCAAAATTCTAAATCTGCCAAATATTATAGGTTACTGCAAGAGATACATTATCATACAAGACTAGGTACATCTACTGATAAAATTGGACTAAGGCTGGATTACCTACCAacttttagaaaaagattATTGGACCCATTTTTGAAGCAAGGTGCTGATGCAATTTCATCTGTCATAGAGGTAATGGACGATTACTATTTGACCAAAGAAGACTGGGATTCTATTATGGAGTTTTTCGTAGGTCCTGATGTGACCACAGCCATTATCAAAAAGATACCAGCTACGGTTAAAAGTGGATTCACGCGGAAATACAACAGTATGACACATCCAGTCGCAATTTACAGAACAGGTAGTACtattggtggtggtggtgtTGGCACCAGTACTAGCACCCCCGATTTCGAAGATGTCGTTGACGCAGATGACAATCCAGTTCCCgcagatgatgaagaaacaCAAGATAGTAGCACAGACTTGAAGAAGGATAAACTTATCAAGCAGAAAGCCAAACCTACGAAGAGGAAGACTGCCACCAGTAAACCTGGTGGtagcaaaaaaaggaaaacgaAAGCATGA
- the RPB8 gene encoding DNA-directed RNA polymerase core subunit RPB8 (RNA polymerase subunit ABC14.5; common to RNA polymerases I, II, and III), with the protein MSNTLFDDIFQVSEVDPGRYNKVCRIEAASTTQDQCKLTLDINVELFPVAAQDSLTVTIASSLNLEDTPANDSSATRSWRPPQAGDRSLADDYDYVMYGTAYKFEEVSKDLIAVYYSFGGLLMRLEGNYRNLNNLKQENAYLLIRR; encoded by the coding sequence ATGTCTAACACTCTATTTGATGATATATTCCAAGTCTCGGAAGTTGATCCCGGTCGTTATAACAAAGTCTGCCGTATCGAAGCCGCATCTACCACTCAGGACCAATGCAAACTAACCTTGGATATAAATGTTGAATTGTTTCCCGTCGCCGCACAAGATTCTTTGACAGTGACTATTGCATCCTCTTTAAACCTCGAAGACACCCCAGCTAACGACTCTTCTGCGACAAGAAGCTGGAGACCTCCACAGGCTGGTGACAGATCCCTTGCAGATGATTATGATTACGTCATGTATGGTACCGCTTACAAGTTTGAGGAAGTAAGCAAGGATCTAATTGCCGTTTACTACTCATTCGGTGGCCTCTTAATGAGATTAGAAGGTAACTATAGAAATTTGAATAACTTGAAGCAAGAGAACGCTTATCTTTTGATTCGTCGTTAG
- the RCN2 gene encoding Rcn2p (hypothetical protein; green fluorescent protein (GFP)-fusion protein localizes to the cytoplasm; phosphorylated in response to alpha factor; protein abundance increases in response to DNA replication stress): MANQKQMRTQILITDIPSGKFTSKWPTQLEKTLFKEQFPNLQSHLQYYTPLPFLNRIIIIFDNEDDTLQVFKFLQELLAKENSGPMKLFVTESLLNNQHPRSRSTDDAVSLQDNNLALLEDHRNKPLLSINTDPGVTGVDSSSLNKGGSSLSPDKSSLESPTMLKLSTDSKPFSYQEPLPKLSRSSSSTSNLSLNRSSQTSLPSQLENKDKSASGTKCLFASKPLGLTIDTSTRSNAASCTENDVNATASNPPKSPSITVNEFFH; encoded by the coding sequence ATGGCAAACCAAAAGCAAATGAGAACTCAAATACTAATCACGGACATTCCTAGTGGCAAATTTACTAGTAAATGGCCTACACAACTggaaaaaactttattCAAGGAGCAATTTCCAAATTTACAAAGTCACTTGCAGTATTACACGCCGTTGCCATTTTTAAACAGAATTATAATCATatttgataatgaagatgacaCGCTGCAAGTGTTTAAGTTCTTACAGGAATTGTTAGCTAAGGAGAATAGCGGTCCGATGAAGTTATTTGTAACTGAGTCCCTTTTAAATAATCAACATCCGCGATCTCGTTCCACGGATGATGCTGTTTCGTTGCAAGATAATAACTTGGCACTTTTGGAGGATCATCGCAACAAACCGCTCTTATCTATTAATACAGATCCAGGAGTCACTGGAGTAGACAGTTCATCCCTCAATAAGGGAGGCTCTTCATTATCTCCGGATAAATCATCTCTAGAATCGCCCACAATGTTGAAGCTTTCGACGGATTCAAAGCCATTTAGTTACCAAGAACCGCTACCAAAGCTTTCTAGGtcgtcttcttcaacttCGAACCTCTCATTGAACAGAAGTTCACAGACATCATTACCTTCACAACTAGAAAATAAGGATAAGTCAGCGTCAGGCACCAAATGCCTTTTCGCCTCTAAGCCACTAGGATTGACCATTGATACTTCTACTAGAAGTAATGCTGCATCGTGTACCGAAAATGATGTAAACGCTACTGCCTCAAATCCTCCAAAAAGTCCAAGCATAACGGTTAACGAGTTTTTCCATTAG
- the MCT1 gene encoding [acyl-carrier-protein] S-malonyltransferase (Predicted malonyl-CoA:ACP transferase; putative component of a type-II mitochondrial fatty acid synthase that produces intermediates for phospholipid remodeling) codes for MKLLTFPGQGTSISISILKAIIRNKSREFQTILSQNGKESNDLLQYIFQNPSSPGSIAVCSNLFYQLYQILSNPSDPQDQAPKNMTKIDSPDKKDNEQCYLLGHSLGELTCLSVNSLFSLKDLFDIANFRNKLMVTSTEKYLVAHNINRSNKFEMWALSSPRATDLPQEVQKLLNSPNLLSSSQNTISVANANSVKQCVVTGLVDDLESLRTELNLRFPRLRITELTNPYNIPFHNSTVLRPVQEPLYDYIWDILKKNGTHTLMELNHPIIANLDGNISYYIHHALDRFVKCSSRTVQFTMCYDTINSGTPVEIDKSICFGPGNVIYNLIRRNCPQVDTIEYTSLATIDAYHKAAEENKD; via the coding sequence ATGAAGCTACTAACCTTCCCAGGTCAAGGGACCTCCATCTCCATTTCGATATTAAAAGCGATAATAAGAAACAAATCAAGAGAATTCCAAACAATACTGAGTCAGAACGGCAAGGAATCAAATGATCTATTGCAGTACATCTTCCAGAACCCTTCCAGCCCCGGAAGCATTGCAGTCTGCTCCAACCTTTTCTATCAATTGTACCAGATACTCTCGAATCCTTCTGATCCTCAAGATCAAGCACCAAAAAATATGACTAAGATCGATTCCCCCGACAAGAAAGACAATGAACAATGTTACCTTTTGGGTCACTCGCTAGGCGAGTTAACATGTCTGAGTGTTAATTCACTGTTTTCGTTAAAGGatctttttgatattgCTAATTTTAGAAATAAGTTAATGGTAACATCTACTGAAAAGTACTTAGTAGCCCACAATATCAACAGATCCAACAAATTTGAAATGTGGGCACTCTCTTCTCCGAGGGCCACAGATTTACCGCAAGAAGTGCAAAAACTACTAAATTCCCCTAAtttattatcatcttcaCAAAATACCATTTCTGTAGCAAATGCAAATTCAGTAAAGCAATGTGTAGTCACCGGTCTGGTTGATGATTTAGAGTCCTTAAGAACAGAATTGAACTTAAGGTTCCCGCGTTTAAGAATTACAGAATTAACTAACCCATACAACATCCCCTTCCATAATAGCACTGTGTTGAGGCCCGTTCAGGAACCACTCTATGACTACATTTGGGatatattaaagaaaaacgGAACTCACACGTTGATGGAGTTGAACCATCCAATAATAGCTAACTTAGATGGTAATATATCTTACTATATTCATCATGCCCTAGATAGATTCGTTAAGTGTTCAAGCAGGACTGTGCAATTCACCATGTGTTATGATACCATAAACTCTGGAACCCCAGTGGAAATTGATAAGAGTATTTGCTTTGGCCCGGGCAATGTGATTTATAACCTTATTCGGAGAAATTGTCCCCAAGTGGACACTATAGAATACACCTCTTTAGCAACTATAGACGCTTATCACAAGGCGGCAGAGGAGAACAAAGATTGA
- the STE13 gene encoding Ste13p (Dipeptidyl aminopeptidase; Golgi integral membrane protein that cleaves on the carboxyl side of repeating -X-Ala- sequences, required for maturation of alpha factor, transcription is induced by a-factor) → MSASTHSHKRKNSHLFPQRKSSNSSMDKPFFPNNDSVANTDPQSNENGHTINEIRPTEATIDVTDVPQTPFLQEQYSMRPRRESFQFNDIENQHHTHSFFSVNKFNRRWGEWSLPEKRSYVLVFTLIALSVLVLLVILIPSKLLPTKITRPKTSAGDSSLGKRSFSIENVLNGDFAIPEDTFHFIDPPQRLLGQDSDPGLYFTTKEIDGHTNFIAKQLFDETFEVNLGGNRFLYEGVEFTVSTVQINYKLDKLIFGTNLESEFRHSSKGFYWIKDLNTGNIEPILPPEKSDDNYELGLSKLSYAHFSPAYNYIYFVYENNLFLQQVNSGVAKKVTEDGSKDIFNAKPDWIYEEEVLASDQAIWWAPDDSKAVFARFNDTSVDDIRLNRYTNMNEAYLSDTKIKYPKPGFQNPQFDLFLVNLQNGIIYSINTGGQKDSILYNGKWISPDTFRFEITDRNSKILDVKVYDIPSSQMLTVRNTNSNLFNGWIEKTKDILSIPPKPELKRMDYGYIDIHADSRGFSHLFYYPTVFAKEPIQLTKGNWEVTGNGIVGYEYETDTIFFTANEIGVMSQHLYSISLTDSTTQNTFQSLQNPSDKYDFYDFELSSSARYAISKKLGPDTPIKVAGPLTRVLNVAEIHDDSILQLTKDEKFKEKIKNYDLPITSYKTMVLDDGVEINYIEIKPANLNPKKKYPILVNIYGGPGSQTFTTKSSLAFEQAVVSGLDVIVLQIEPRGTGGKGWSFRSWAREKLGYWEPRDITEVTKKFIQRNSQHIDESKIAIWGWSYGGFTSLKTVELDNGDTFKYAMAVAPVTNWTLYDSVYTERYMNQPSENHEGYFEVSTIQNFKSFESLKRLFIVHGTFDDNVHIQNTFRLVDQLNLLGLTNYDMHIFPDSDHSIRYHNAQRIVFQKLYYWLRDAFAERFDNTEVLHL, encoded by the coding sequence ATGTCTGCTTCAACTCATTCGCATAAAAGGAAGAATAGTCATTTATTTCCGCAAAGGAAAAGTTCAAACTCTTCCATGGATAAGCCATTCTTTCCTAATAACGATAGTGTAGCTAACACAGATCCTCAAAGTAACGAGAATGGACATACAATTAACGAGATTAGACCGACAGAAGCTACAATAGATGTTACAGATGTTCCTCAAACCCCCTTTCTCCAGGAACAATACTCAATGCGTCCCAGACGAGAAAGCTTCCAGTttaatgatattgaaaaccAGCATCACACGCATTCCTTTTTCAGTGTAAACAAATTTAATCGTCGATGGGGAGAATGGTCTCTGCCCGAGAAAAGATCTTATGTCTTAGTCTTTACATTAATAGCACTATCAGTTTTAGTTCTACTTGTTATTCTAATACCTTCAAAACTTCTACCTACCAAAATCACGCGTCCTAAGACATCTGCAGGAGATTCTAGTTTGGGCAAAAGATCTTTCTCAATTGAAAACGTTTTGAACGGAGATTTTGCCATCCCTGAGGATACTTTCCACTTTATTGACCCACCACAGCGCTTATTAGGCCAAGACTCAGATCCGGGGCTATATTTTActacaaaagaaattgatgGACATACGAATTTTATTGCAAAGCAGTTATTTGATGAGACTTTTGAAGTAAACCTTGGGGGCAATAGGTTCCTATATGAAGGAGTAGAATTTACCGTAAGTACTGTCCAAATTAATTATAAATTGGATAAACTTATATTTGGAACTAACTTAGAGTCTGAGTTTAGACACTCCTCGAAGGGGTTTTATTGGATCAAAGACTTAAACACAGGTAATATTGAACCGATATTACCTCCCGAAAAATCAGATGATAATTATGAACTTGGATTATCAAAACTTTCCTATGCGCATTTTTCTCCTGCATACAATTATATCTATTTTGTTTACGAGAACAATCTGTTTCTGCAACAAGTAAATAGCGGAGTTGCCAAGAAGGTAACGGAAGATGGCTCCAAGGATATATTCAATGCCAAACCAGACTGGATATATGAAGAAGAGGTCCTTGCTTCTGATCAAGCAATATGGTGGGCTCCAGACGATTCGAAGGCTGTATTTGCAAGATTCAATGACACCAGTGTTGACGATATCCGATTAAACCGTTACACAAATATGAACGAAGCATACCTTTCCGAcaccaaaatcaaatacCCGAAGCCAGGGTTCCAAAATCCACAGTTCGACTTGTTTCTCGTTAACTTACAGAACGGTATAATTTACTCAATTAATACTGGTGGTCAGAAGGATTCCATTCTGTATAACGGAAAATGGATTAGTCCAGATACATTCAGGTTCGAAATCACCGATAGAAACTCTAAGATATTAGACGTAAAAGTGTATGATATACCATCATCTCAAATGCTTACTGTGAGGAACACCAATTCAAACCTGTTCAACGGATGGATCGAAAAGACGAAGGATATTTTAAGCATCCCCCCAAAGCCAGagttgaaaagaatggaTTATGGGTACATTGATATTCATGCAGACAGTAGAGGGTTCAGTCATCTCTTTTATTACCCAACCGTTTTTGCCAAAGAGCCTATCCAGTTGACCAAAGGGAACTGGGAAGTGACTGGAAATGGAATAGTCGGCTACGAATATGAAACAGATACTATATTTTTTACTGCCAATGAGATTGGTGTCATGTCACAACACCTTTATAGTATCAGCCTTACGGATTCTACAACTCAGAATACTTTCCAAAGTTTACAAAACCCATCAGACAAATACGATTTTTATGACTTCGAATTAAGTTCTAGTGCGAGATATGCTATTTCTAAAAAACTGGGGCCTGATACACCTATTAAAGTAGCTGGTCCGCTTACAAGGGTTTTGAACGTTGCCGAAATTCACGATGATTCAATCTTGCAACTGACGAAGGATGAAAAGttcaaggaaaaaataaagaactACGATTTACCTATTACAAGCTATAAAACCATGGTCCTAGACGATGGCGTAGAAATAAATTACATTGAGATCAAACCAGCCAATTTAAatcctaaaaaaaaatacccGATATTAGTCAACATTTATGGTGGTCCAGGATCTCAAACATTTACCACCAAGTCGTCTCTTGCGTTTGAACAAGCAGTTGTTTCAGGATTAGATGTTATCGTCCTACAAATAGAGCCCAGAGGAACTGGGGGTAAAGGTTGGAGTTTTAGATCATGGGCCCGCGAAAAATTAGGATATTGGGAACCTAGAGACATTACTGAAGtcacaaaaaaattcatacaAAGGAATAGCCAACATATAGATGAAAGCAAAATTGCTATTTGGGGTTGGTCATACGGCGGTTTTACTAGCTTGAAAACCGTGGAATTAGACAACGGCGACACATTTAAATACGCCATGGCTGTCGCGCCAGTAACAAACTGGACATTGTATGATTCCGTTTACACGGAAAGATATATGAACCAACCATCGGAAAACCATGAAGGCTATTTTGAAGTATCCACCAtccaaaatttcaaatcattCGAATCTTTAAAGCGTCTTTTCATTGTGCACGGAACTTTCGATGATAATGTTCACATACAAAATACTTTTAGATTAGTTGATCAACTGAATCTATTGGGATTGACGAACTATGACATGCACATTTTTCCAGACTCTGATCATTCCATCCGGTACCACAACGCTCAAAGAATTGTATTCCAAAAACTATACTATTGGTTAAGGGATGCCTTTGCTGAACGCTTTGACAACACTGAAGTTTTGCATTTATAA
- the DSC3 gene encoding Dsc3p (Subunit of the DSC ubiquitin ligase complex; involved in the endosome and Golgi-associated degradation pathway (EGAD), contributing to proteostasis and lipid homeostasis; localizes to the ER and vacuole lumen; overexpression affects endocytic protein trafficking; ortholog of fission yeast dsc3) translates to MSAEPLLPTHNGSQGGEVRSPDQKFIVIRFSDVSVRDLQLNISNVPFSNINTHWLRRMCRELRPQQTQKRRLKFIRNGSILNTHSKIAEELTHYFDTANNSNVATGTSVAPEQNNYYIHCIIGTEELTQAELANEDLKDDATPSNDSMTTQAIGFDRLRSVGFTEQEIELLRQQFRATYGDLEEEEERLAQNGNRDDEGHDIRQLEEQWMESGSGTAQGNGAGGGNEDRFNSVPIANIKHNKDLLLGICVGFFFGVFGILLMKFDGLFNRRQKMAIFAGVIVNVMFCLVRGF, encoded by the coding sequence ATGTCCGCAGAACCATTATTACCCACACATAACGGATCGCAGGGAGGGGAAGTGAGGTCCCCAGATCAGAAGTTCATTGTGATACGGTTTTCCGACGTATCAGTAAGGGATCTGCAGTTGAACATATCAAATGTACCATTTTCGAATATAAATACCCACTGGCTACGTCGGATGTGTAGAGAATTGAGGCCCCAACAAAcacaaaaaagaagactGAAGTTTATAAGGAACGGGAGTATTCTGAATACGCATTCCAAGATTGCTGAGGAACTGACGCATTACTTCGATACTGCTAATAACTCTAACGTCGCAACAGGCACCAGCGTGGCACCAGAGCAGAACAACTACTATATTCATTGTATAATTGGTACAGAGGAGCTGACACAAGCAGAGTTAGCCAACGAAGATCTAAAGGACGATGCAACTCCGTCCAATGACTCCATGACCACGCAGGCCATCGGGTTTGATAGGCTACGATCCGTGGGATTTACTGAGCAAGAAATCGAACTGCTGAGGCAACAGTTTCGGGCCACGTATGGAGATTtggaggaggaggaggagaGACTTGCTCAAAATGGCAACAGAGATGATGAGGGCCATGACATTAGACAGTTGGAGGAACAGTGGATGGAAAGCGGGAGTGGGACCGCTCAGGGGAATGGGGCCGGAGGCGGCAATGAAGACAGGTTTAACTCTGTGCCGATCGCTAACATAAAGCACAACAAAGACTTGCTTTTAGGTATATGTGTCGGATTCTTCTTCGGCGTCTTTGGTATACTATTAATGAAGTTTGATGGATTGTTCAACAGACGGCAAAAAATGGCGATTTTTGCCGGTGTGATTGTTAATGTTATGTTTTGTCTTGTGAGAGGTTTTTAG
- the ODC2 gene encoding mitochondrial 2-oxodicarboxylate carrier (Mitochondrial inner membrane transporter; 2-oxodicarboxylate transporter, exports 2-oxoadipate and 2-oxoglutarate from the mitochondrial matrix to the cytosol for use in lysine and glutamate biosynthesis and in lysine catabolism; ODC2 has a paralog, ODC1, that arose from the whole genome duplication) → MSSDSNAKPLPFIYQFISGAVAGISELTVMYPLDVVKTRFQLEVTTPTAAAVGKQVERYNGVIDCLKKIVKKEGFSRLYRGISSPMLMEAPKRATKFACNDQYQKIFKNLFNTNETTQKISIAAGASAGMTEAAVIVPFELIKIRMQDVKSSYLGPMDCLKKTIKNEGIMGLYKGIESTMWRNALWNGGYFGVIYQVRNSMPVAKTKGQKTRNDLIAGAIGGTVGTMLNTPFDVVKSRIQSVDAVSSAVKKYNWCLPSLLVIYREEGFRALYKGFVPKVCRLAPGGSLMLVVFTGMMNFFRDLKYGH, encoded by the coding sequence ATGTCATCAGACTCAAACGCAAAGCCATTGCCTTTTATATATCAGTTCATATCAGGTGCCGTCGCCGGTATTTCTGAGTTAACTGTTATGTATCCGCTTGATGTTGTTAAGACAAGATTTCAACTGGAGGTGACGACGCCTACTGCCGCTGCAGTAGGAAAGCAAGTAGAGAGATATAATGGTGTCATCGattgtttgaaaaaaattgtaaagAAGGAAGGGTTTAGCAGACTTTACAGAGGTATTAGTTCACCAATGTTGATGGAAGCACCAAAGAGAGCCACCAAATTTGCATGTAACgatcaatatcaaaaaatcttcaaaaacCTATTCAACACGAATGAAACTACGCAGAAGATCTCCATTGCGGCTGGTGCATCTGCTGGTATGACAGAAGCTGCAGTTATTGTTCCATTTGAATTGATCAAAATCAGGATGCAAGACGTCAAGTCCAGCTATCTTGGACCAATGGActgtttgaaaaaaacaatcAAAAACGAAGGTATTATGGGGCTATACAAGGGTATCGAATCTACCATGTGGAGAAACGCTCTTTGGAATGGTGGCTACTTCGGTGTTATCTACCAAGTGAGAAATTCCATGCCCGTAGCAAAGACAAAGGGACAAAAGACCAGAAATGACCTTATTGCAGGTGCGATCGGTGGTACGGTCGGGACCATGCTTAACACTCCCTTTGACGTGGTGAAATCCAGAATCCAAAGTGTGGACGCGGTCAGCAGTGCTGTTAAAAAATACAACTGGTGCCTACCTTCGCTATTGGTCATATACCGTGAAGAAGGCTTCAGAGCATTGTACAAAGGTTTCGTCCCCAAAGTATGTAGACTAGCACCCGGTGGTTCATTAATGTTGGTGGTTTTTACCGGTATGATGAACTTTTTCAGGGATCTGAAGTACGGACACTGA